A window of the Hordeum vulgare subsp. vulgare chromosome 5H, MorexV3_pseudomolecules_assembly, whole genome shotgun sequence genome harbors these coding sequences:
- the LOC123399100 gene encoding uncharacterized protein LOC123399100: MLTLQHSIIGRMVVFFLRVCQHLQLVLMFEFDMCVKQIMGVGNCSDQATTDFSKHIDGQLMRVNALLVASTIVIGVIVGIGAYGQRYRHHPLTSFLFLGATTLFVPILSYVVSTVDSNLGVVTISSDAHIIPGWCSTRSHIYTVFVWASLVQIAGANTTTIVAGDDNKGRNITLPGTVLLVQAIWTSYIVVYYLGGGYYSTRQWSIKHMDLANGLPVLPLFSLLIAKLLLKYYAWYGASRSLAFGRNPHFIVGYMEQLKAKLTSEHSLPPLIVTGEDTTLVQKEPHGYSIKWLFNQADGTGIDNNNLVTTDKVWRLEDDIFPRYSTKQLKDICFSFALFKLLRCRFTRHTIAEFGFIKAHNLLSHVLLQDVDDERPLGMIAHELSFLHDYYYSSLPTSYSSSWLPILSISISLLTMGLSLLYLLLITVVILLYAFMGWPHHGQMQCFLNCHPSFQNEHEDFFYSSSNQIQYGNIFFDLAPVGLLAALVVLSEVREIACYIFSNWTKVFLICSYVRHASSWQKSHWKKKMLSLVLRRKCKLLNHWVDKMNQCSVLALHPSTTPVPLLGRLIPLLHRKKVPRAVKAALLKPLRSPNWKNRSNGVASLCTRLQLQADNNPLSTSNGVKGVADTMLVAHIATSILEVRTSEPLRQADSANEIAATHLSRYCAYLVAYVPDLLPDNNEWCKSLYKGIKKKAKRALAASGNTGQASLSPEALVQALSAGSEEAHDLLKNGAELRKKLVELAGNEGEEVAWELLAEFWSEMILYAAPSDNVAAHAEAIARGGELITLLWALLTHLGFISRPEAAMPNTPGDV; the protein is encoded by the coding sequence ATGCTTACATTGCAGCATAGCATCATTGGACGAATGGTTGTATTCTTTTTGCGTGTTTGTCAACATCTTCAACTTGTACTGATGTTTGAATTTGATATGTGTGTTAAGCAGATTATGGGCGTCGGAAACTGCTCCGACCAAGCAACCACTGACTTCTCTAAGCACATAGATGGGCAGTTGATGAGAGTGAACGCTCTGCTGGTGGCCAGCACCATCGTGATAGGAGTTATTGTTGGGATCGGTGCCTATGGTCAGCGCTACCGTCACCATCCACTTACCAGCTTCCTCTTCCTTGGTGCCACCACCTTGTTCGTGCCCATCCTCTCCTATGTTGTCTCTACCGTCGATAGTAATCTAGGTGTTGTCACTATTTCCTCCGATGCACACATAATACCAGGGTGGTGCAGTACACGTAGCCACATTTACACTGTGTTCGTATGGGCTAGTCTTGTTCAGATTGCTGGCGCCAACACCACTACAATAGTTGCTGGTGATGACAACAAAGGACGAAACATTACCCTTCCTGGCACTGTACTGCTTGTTCAAGCAATATGGACCTCGTACATTGTCGTGTACTACCTAGGAGGGGGATATTATTCAACGAGACAATGGTCCATAAAGCATATGGATCTTGCAAATGGATTACCGGTTCTTCCATTGTTTTCTCTTCTCATTGCCAAGCTACTTCTCAAATATTATGCTTGGTATGGGGCAAGCAGGTCATTAGCATTTGGGCGCAATCCTCATTTCATTGTTGGATACATGGAGCAACTAAAAGCCAAGCTAACAAGTGAGCATTCCCTTCCTCCACTCATAGTTACGGGAGAGGACACAACATTGGTACAGAAGGAGCCTCATGGTTATAGTATCAAATGGTTATTTAACCAAGCTGATGGGACAGGGATAGACAACAACAATTTAGTGACCACTGATAAAGTTTGGAGGTTAGAGGATGATATATTTCCGAGGTATTCAACCAAGCAGCTAAAAGATATATGCTTTTCGTTTGCATTGTTCAAGTTGTTAAGATGTCGATTTACAAGGCATACAATTGCTGAGTTTGGTTTCATCAAGGCCCATAACTTATTGTCACACGTGTTGCTCCAGGATGTTGATGATGAAAGACCACTTGGGATGATTGCACATGAGCTTTCTTTccttcatgattattattattcaTCTCTCCCAACCTCATATTCAAGCAGTTGGCTacccattttgagcatatctatttcACTTCTAAccatgggtttgagcttattatatctATTGCTCATAACAGTTGTGATTTTGCTGTATGCTTTTATGGGATGGCCACATCATGGACAGATGCAGTGTTTTCTGAATTGCCATCCTTCGTTCCAGAATGAACATGAAGATTTTTTCTATAGTTCTTCGAACCAGATACAATATGGAAATATTTTCTTCGATCTTGCCCCAGTGGGTTTGCTTGCGGCACTAGTTGTGCTTTCGGAGGTGCGGGAGATTGCTTGTTACATCTTCTCTAACTGGACTAAAGTATTCCTGATCTGCTCCTATGTTAGGCATGCTTCTTcgtggcagaaatcacattggaaGAAGAAGATGCTTAGCCTTGTGCTGCGTAGAAAATGCAAGCTGCTAAATCATTGGGTGGACAAAATGAACCAATGCTCAGTCTTGGCACTCCACCCAAGCACAACCCCAGTGCCTCTTCTCGGACGCCTCATCCCACTGCTTCACAGGAAGAAGGTACCAAGAGCAGTGAAGGCAGCTCTCCTCAAGCCACTTAGAAGCCCCAATTGGAAGAACAGAAGCAATGGCGTGGCATCCCTTTGTACAAGGCTACAACTGCAGGCCGACAACAATCCGCTCTCAACATCGAATGGCGTCAAAGGTGTAGCTGATACCATGCTTGTGGCCCACATTgccacgagcatccttgaagtgaGAACATCGGAGCCACTCCGCCAGGCTGACTCTGCTAATGAGATTGCCGCCACACACTTGTCACGCTATTGTGCCTACTTGGTAGCCTATGTCCCAGATCTACTCCCCGACAACAACGAGTGGTGCAAAAGCTTGTACAAGGGCATCAAGAAAAAAGCCAAGCGCGCACTCGCGGCATCCGGCAACACCGGGCAGGCGTCATTGAGTCCTGAAGCGCTGGTCCAGGCGCTGAGTGCCGGGTCTGAAGAGGCACACGACCTGCTCAAGAATGGTGCGGAGCTCAGGAAGAAGCTGGTGGAGCTGGCGGGAAATGAAGGAGAAGAGGTGGCATGGGAGCTCCTCGCAGAATTCTGGTCTGAGATGATACTCTATGCCGCCCCGTCGGACAATGTCGCCGCCCATGCCGAGGCCATTGCGCGGGGTGGCGAGCTGATAACACTTCTGTGGGCGTTACTCACCCACCTCGGGTTCATCAGCCGGCCAGAGGCTGCCATGCCTAACACCCCTGGTGATGTTTAA